The proteins below come from a single Saccharopolyspora sp. SCSIO 74807 genomic window:
- a CDS encoding CoA transferase, whose product MSLTDRLAKAVSEPSATDAFDPHAELGEVLSGLGMSTADTGGEFTFHGADPVVPSPLRLGGGCAIALAAKSAAIAKLWRLRGGNGQDIEVDLRSAPHRLCPFYDRKWELLNGHPGATPANPSNALGFAFYPTADGRWVMPLNPYPKIKIAAQKLLGVPDDADAVARAISRWNGLELENAAVEAGTVLPMLRTTEELLAEPHYREVLADLPLVEVTKIGESEPEPLTGGDDPLSGIRALGMGHVIAGAGVGRALALHGADVLNLWRPNELEHDTTYITANVGARSAVIDPYGEDGSRWIRSLLADADVFYANRRPGYLSDIGLSAEEAAGARPGIIHATTTLNGESGPWAGRVGFDQTAGSLTGMMHLEGDGSTPALPPILVVNDYIVSWLMTAGVVEALSRRATEGGSYRVHVSLTRAALWILSMGVFDKDYATATANSDAQHAYLDPETFTAETPLGHYQGVTDQVRMSETPGRYRTVLVPRGSSRPEWLPR is encoded by the coding sequence ATGTCGCTGACTGACCGGCTCGCCAAGGCGGTGTCCGAGCCGTCCGCGACCGACGCTTTCGACCCGCACGCCGAACTCGGCGAAGTCCTGTCCGGACTGGGTATGAGCACCGCCGACACCGGCGGCGAATTCACCTTCCACGGCGCGGACCCGGTGGTACCGAGCCCGCTGCGGCTCGGCGGCGGTTGCGCGATCGCGCTGGCGGCGAAGTCCGCGGCGATCGCCAAGCTGTGGCGGCTGCGCGGCGGGAACGGGCAGGACATCGAGGTCGACCTGCGCTCGGCACCGCACCGGCTGTGCCCGTTCTACGACCGCAAGTGGGAGCTGCTGAACGGCCATCCGGGAGCCACCCCGGCGAATCCGAGCAACGCGCTCGGCTTCGCCTTCTACCCGACCGCGGACGGCCGGTGGGTGATGCCGCTGAACCCCTACCCGAAGATCAAGATCGCGGCGCAGAAGCTGCTGGGCGTGCCGGACGACGCGGACGCCGTGGCGCGCGCGATCTCCCGGTGGAACGGCTTGGAACTGGAGAACGCGGCCGTCGAGGCGGGCACCGTGCTGCCGATGCTGCGCACCACCGAGGAGCTGCTGGCCGAGCCGCACTACCGGGAGGTGCTGGCCGACCTGCCGCTGGTGGAGGTCACCAAGATCGGCGAGAGCGAGCCGGAACCGCTCACCGGTGGCGACGACCCGCTCAGCGGCATCCGCGCGCTCGGCATGGGCCACGTCATCGCGGGGGCCGGCGTGGGGCGCGCGCTCGCGCTGCACGGCGCGGACGTGCTGAACCTGTGGCGTCCCAACGAACTCGAGCACGACACGACCTACATCACCGCCAACGTCGGGGCCCGCTCGGCCGTCATCGATCCGTACGGCGAGGACGGTTCGCGGTGGATCCGCTCGCTGCTGGCCGACGCCGACGTCTTTTACGCCAACCGCCGCCCCGGCTACCTCTCCGACATCGGCCTGTCCGCGGAGGAAGCCGCCGGCGCGCGCCCGGGCATCATCCACGCCACGACCACGCTCAACGGCGAGAGCGGTCCATGGGCGGGGCGCGTCGGTTTCGACCAGACCGCGGGCAGCCTCACCGGCATGATGCACCTGGAAGGCGACGGTTCCACGCCTGCGCTGCCGCCGATCCTCGTGGTCAACGACTACATCGTGTCCTGGCTGATGACCGCCGGAGTCGTCGAGGCGCTGTCCCGGCGAGCCACCGAAGGCGGCAGCTACCGCGTGCACGTCTCCCTGACCCGCGCCGCGCTCTGGATCTTGAGCATGGGCGTGTTCGACAAGGATTACGCCACGGCCACCGCGAATTCGGACGCCCAGCACGCCTACCTCGACCCGGAGACGTTCACCGCCGAGACCCCGCTGGGCCACTACCAGGGCGTCACCGACCAGGTCCGGATGAGCGAGACCCCGGGCCGCTACCGCACGGTCCTGGTCCCGCGCGGCTCCTCCCGCCCGGAGTGGCTGCCGCGCTGA
- a CDS encoding acyclic terpene utilization AtuA family protein — translation MSERAVRIGDFSGYLGDRFTALDEALAGDPVDVLVGDYLAEITLAALSLRYQRDPSGGYVEYFVDQIRPHLAALAGRGVKVVTNAGGFHPAALASKLRELAASDGVSLRVAHIDGDNVLEQLPAYQRSGHRLESLDSGAALAEWDASPLAANAYLGGWGIAAALQAGADIVVCGRVTDASLTTGPAAWWHGWGREAWDELAGAVLAGHIIECGPHATGGNFSGFTRVPDMLVPGFPVAEVAADGTAVITKHARDGGTVSTDTVTAQLVYEIQGPRYLNPDVTVHLDEVRLHPDGADRVRVSGATGSPPPPTTKVAVFGKIGYQVVNTVYVTGLDIDEKVDLLRAQISRNLPQGITELDITRIGSPAADPETQWDATAGVRVMVTARDREPLERFDAAGRLGSLYLQSIPGFFHDGGSGMTSAPRPRIDYWPALLPMSEVPHRAVLDDDSTVDVSVPVTEPVRPQPEHPEPTGSPEIIDARRAPLGVLAHARSGDKGGNSNVGIWVPDERAWPWLRDTLSTAELRRLVPELKDLEVVRHEFPGLRAVHFVLRGLLGTGGSSNLRVDQVGKAVGEYLRAKHVPIPRDLLPAEGDDHVAD, via the coding sequence GTGAGCGAACGCGCGGTCCGCATCGGCGACTTCTCCGGCTATCTGGGCGACCGGTTCACCGCCCTCGACGAGGCGTTGGCCGGTGATCCGGTGGACGTGCTGGTCGGCGACTACCTCGCGGAGATCACGCTGGCCGCGCTGTCGTTGCGCTACCAGCGCGATCCGAGCGGCGGCTACGTCGAATACTTCGTCGACCAGATCCGCCCGCACTTGGCCGCGCTGGCCGGACGCGGCGTCAAGGTCGTCACGAACGCGGGCGGTTTCCACCCGGCGGCGCTGGCGAGCAAGCTGCGCGAACTGGCCGCCTCGGACGGTGTCTCGCTGCGCGTCGCGCACATCGACGGGGACAACGTGCTGGAGCAGCTGCCCGCGTACCAGCGCAGCGGCCATCGGCTGGAGAGCCTGGACAGCGGCGCGGCACTCGCCGAATGGGACGCTTCTCCGCTGGCCGCGAACGCCTACCTGGGCGGCTGGGGCATCGCCGCGGCGCTGCAGGCGGGCGCGGACATCGTGGTGTGCGGCCGGGTCACCGACGCCTCGCTGACCACGGGCCCGGCCGCCTGGTGGCACGGCTGGGGCCGCGAGGCCTGGGACGAGTTGGCCGGTGCGGTGCTGGCCGGGCACATCATCGAGTGCGGCCCGCACGCCACGGGCGGCAACTTCTCCGGTTTCACCCGCGTGCCCGACATGTTGGTACCCGGCTTCCCGGTGGCCGAGGTCGCCGCGGACGGCACCGCCGTCATCACCAAGCACGCCCGCGACGGCGGGACGGTCAGCACCGACACCGTCACCGCGCAACTCGTCTACGAGATCCAGGGACCGCGCTACCTGAACCCGGACGTGACCGTGCACCTGGACGAGGTGCGGCTGCACCCGGACGGCGCCGACCGCGTGCGGGTTTCCGGAGCCACCGGGTCGCCGCCTCCGCCGACCACCAAGGTCGCGGTGTTCGGCAAGATCGGCTACCAGGTGGTGAACACGGTCTACGTGACGGGCCTGGACATCGACGAGAAGGTCGACCTGCTGCGCGCGCAGATCTCCCGGAACCTGCCGCAGGGCATCACCGAACTGGACATCACGCGCATCGGCAGCCCGGCGGCCGACCCGGAGACGCAGTGGGACGCGACCGCGGGCGTGCGGGTGATGGTCACCGCGCGGGACCGCGAACCGCTCGAGCGCTTCGACGCCGCCGGACGGCTCGGCTCGCTGTACCTGCAGAGCATTCCCGGGTTCTTCCACGACGGCGGCAGCGGCATGACTTCGGCGCCGCGCCCGCGCATCGACTACTGGCCCGCGCTGCTGCCGATGTCCGAAGTGCCGCACCGGGCCGTGCTCGACGACGACTCCACAGTGGACGTATCGGTTCCCGTCACGGAGCCCGTGCGGCCGCAGCCGGAGCATCCCGAACCGACCGGATCGCCCGAGATCATCGATGCGCGGCGAGCCCCGCTGGGTGTGCTGGCGCACGCGCGCAGCGGCGACAAGGGCGGCAACAGCAACGTCGGCATCTGGGTTCCCGACGAACGCGCCTGGCCGTGGCTGCGCGACACGCTGTCCACCGCGGAACTGCGCAGGCTGGTACCCGAACTGAAAGACCTCGAAGTGGTGCGCCACGAGTTCCCGGGGCTGCGCGCGGTGCACTTCGTGCTGCGCGGCCTGCTCGGCACCGGCGGCTCGTCGAACCTGCGCGTGGACCAGGTCGGCAAGGCCGTCGGCGAATACCTGCGCGCCAAGCACGTGCCCATCCCGCGAGACCTGCTGCCCGCAGAAGGAGACGACCATGTCGCTGACTGA
- a CDS encoding SMP-30/gluconolactonase/LRE family protein, with the protein MPAFRTVAEGLRFPEGPVALEDGSVLVVEIQRGTLSKVDPSGAVSVLADCGGGPNGAAIGPDGAIYVCNNGGFKWHEMGGITAPGAQPDDYIGGRLQRVTFDGAVSNVYTTTGSDPLIGPNDIVFDAHGGCYFTDLGKMRGREMALGGLFYARPDGSRIDELVHPMIQANGVGLSPDGSRLYVAETTPGRVWTWEVTAPGVLSSDGPGPGGATLLHGFDGYQPLDSLAVDSEGNVCVATINTGGISVISPDGALKDVVRPPEHDPFVTNICFGGPDLRTAYITSSGRGLLYATEWHCPGLPMHFTA; encoded by the coding sequence ATGCCGGCATTCCGGACCGTGGCGGAAGGACTGCGCTTCCCCGAGGGCCCTGTGGCGTTGGAGGACGGATCCGTGCTGGTCGTGGAGATCCAGCGCGGCACGCTGAGCAAAGTGGACCCGTCCGGCGCGGTGTCGGTGCTCGCCGATTGCGGCGGCGGGCCTAACGGCGCCGCGATCGGGCCGGACGGCGCGATCTACGTGTGCAACAACGGCGGGTTCAAATGGCACGAGATGGGCGGCATCACCGCGCCCGGTGCGCAGCCCGACGACTACATCGGCGGGCGACTGCAGCGGGTCACCTTCGACGGCGCGGTCAGCAACGTCTACACCACTACCGGCAGCGACCCGCTGATCGGGCCGAACGACATCGTCTTCGACGCGCACGGCGGCTGCTACTTCACCGACCTCGGCAAGATGCGCGGCCGCGAAATGGCGCTGGGCGGGCTGTTCTACGCCCGGCCGGACGGGTCGCGCATCGACGAGCTCGTGCACCCGATGATCCAGGCGAACGGGGTCGGATTGTCCCCGGACGGCAGCCGCCTCTACGTCGCCGAGACCACTCCCGGGCGGGTGTGGACCTGGGAGGTCACCGCGCCGGGCGTGCTCAGCTCGGACGGACCCGGGCCGGGCGGCGCGACGCTGCTGCACGGATTCGACGGCTACCAGCCGCTGGACTCGCTCGCCGTGGACTCGGAGGGCAACGTCTGCGTCGCCACCATCAACACCGGTGGGATCAGCGTGATCAGCCCGGACGGCGCGCTCAAGGACGTGGTGCGCCCACCGGAGCACGACCCGTTCGTCACGAACATCTGCTTCGGCGGCCCGGACCTGCGCACCGCCTACATCACCTCGTCCGGCCGGGGACTGCTGTACGCGACCGAATGGCACTGCCCGGGGTTGCCGATGCATTTCACCGCGTGA
- a CDS encoding phosphotransferase family protein: MPLELRDRLAERLSEVSAEPVEVSEPERLSGGASRETWSFRARFRDGERRLVLRRDPPGAGDEHSMALEATAIAAAERAGVPVPRLVDHSADVSILDAPYLISEHVEGETIPRRLLREPEYEQARATMARELGRVAAHIHRIPPDSVRGLGRGDELGTGLDEYAASGDPLPALEIGLHWLHRNRPEPAGDVLVHGDFRNGNLIVGPDGLRAVLDWELVHRGDPLEDLGWLCVKAWRFASALPVGGFGTREDLFAGYAEVAGWYPDPDAVRWWEVHGTLRWAIGCRSMAQRHLSGANRSVELAAIGRRVCEQEHDLLLALGIPPGEVSPGDVPEEPPEPGLHGRPTAAELTEAVGEFLRDELTGVAGRAGFHTRVAANVLGTVERELRLGPGQQRRDAERLAALGYRDQSALATALRAGSADPDDPKVRSAVRAAVTDKLLVANPGYLSHPS, from the coding sequence GTGCCGCTGGAACTGCGCGATCGGCTCGCCGAGCGGTTGTCCGAGGTGTCGGCGGAACCGGTCGAGGTGTCCGAGCCGGAACGCCTCAGCGGCGGCGCGAGCCGCGAGACCTGGTCGTTCCGCGCGCGGTTCCGGGACGGCGAACGGCGGCTCGTGCTGCGCAGAGACCCGCCCGGCGCCGGGGACGAGCACTCCATGGCGCTGGAGGCGACGGCGATCGCAGCGGCCGAACGCGCCGGTGTTCCCGTTCCGCGGTTGGTGGACCACAGCGCCGATGTGTCCATACTGGACGCTCCCTACCTGATCAGCGAGCACGTCGAGGGCGAAACGATCCCGCGGCGCCTGCTGCGCGAACCCGAGTACGAGCAGGCGCGCGCCACGATGGCCCGCGAACTGGGCCGGGTGGCCGCGCACATCCACCGGATCCCGCCGGATTCGGTGCGGGGGCTGGGACGCGGCGACGAACTCGGCACCGGGCTCGACGAATACGCCGCTTCCGGCGATCCGCTGCCCGCGCTGGAGATCGGCCTGCACTGGCTGCACCGCAACCGGCCCGAACCGGCCGGGGACGTGCTGGTGCACGGCGATTTCCGCAACGGCAACCTGATCGTCGGCCCGGACGGGCTGCGCGCGGTGCTGGACTGGGAGCTCGTGCACCGCGGCGACCCGCTGGAGGACCTGGGCTGGTTGTGCGTGAAGGCGTGGCGGTTCGCCTCCGCGCTGCCGGTCGGCGGATTCGGGACCCGCGAAGACCTCTTCGCCGGGTACGCCGAAGTCGCGGGCTGGTACCCGGATCCGGATGCGGTGCGCTGGTGGGAGGTGCACGGCACGCTGCGGTGGGCGATCGGCTGCCGATCGATGGCGCAGCGGCACCTTTCCGGCGCGAACCGCTCGGTGGAGCTGGCCGCGATCGGCCGGCGTGTCTGCGAGCAGGAGCACGATCTGTTGCTGGCGCTGGGAATCCCGCCCGGCGAGGTATCACCCGGCGACGTCCCCGAGGAACCGCCGGAGCCCGGTCTGCACGGCCGTCCGACCGCCGCCGAACTCACCGAGGCGGTCGGCGAGTTCCTGCGCGACGAGCTCACCGGCGTCGCGGGCCGCGCCGGATTCCACACCAGGGTCGCGGCGAACGTGCTGGGAACCGTCGAGCGCGAACTGCGGCTCGGCCCCGGACAACAGCGGCGCGACGCCGAACGGCTCGCCGCGCTCGGATACCGCGACCAGTCCGCGCTGGCCACCGCGCTGCGCGCCGGGTCAGCCGATCCCGACGATCCGAAGGTGCGCAGCGCGGTCCGCGCGGCCGTGACAGACAAGCTGCTGGTCGCCAACCCTGGCTATCTGTCGCACCCGTCCTGA
- a CDS encoding acyl-CoA dehydrogenase family protein, which translates to MDFTLPDELVRLLGELDAFIDTEIRPLQQQHDNERFFDHRREFARTDVEAGGTPNPEWEALLAEMFRRADAAGWLRYGLPESVGGSGGGNLAMAVIREHLAARGLGLHNDLQNESSVVGNFPFVHMMLDFGTEQQRAEFIEGMITHRKRVAFGLTEPDHGSDATWLETTAVPDGDDWIINGAKRFNSGLHSATHDVIFARTSGEGGDARGITAFIVPTDAPGFSVDFHWWTLNMPTDHAEVSLRDVRVPGSAVFGEVGGGLALAQHFVHENRIRQAASGVGAAQFCIDRSVQYARERVTFGKPLAQRQAVQWPLVELHTEAALVRNLVQRTAWELDRTDSFEISDRVSMCNYRANRLVCDAADRAMQVHGGLGYTRHEPFEHIYRHHRRYRITEGAEEVQMRKVAGYLFGFAGPNRH; encoded by the coding sequence ATGGACTTCACCCTGCCGGACGAGCTGGTGCGACTGCTCGGCGAGCTCGACGCCTTCATCGACACCGAGATCCGGCCGCTGCAGCAGCAGCACGACAACGAGCGATTCTTCGACCACCGCAGGGAATTCGCCCGCACCGACGTCGAAGCGGGTGGCACGCCGAACCCCGAGTGGGAAGCGCTGCTGGCCGAAATGTTCCGGCGCGCCGACGCGGCAGGCTGGCTGCGCTACGGCCTGCCGGAGTCGGTCGGCGGCAGCGGCGGCGGGAACCTGGCGATGGCGGTGATCCGCGAACACCTCGCGGCACGCGGACTCGGGCTGCACAACGACCTGCAGAACGAGTCCTCGGTGGTCGGCAACTTCCCGTTCGTGCACATGATGCTGGACTTCGGCACCGAGCAGCAGCGCGCCGAGTTCATCGAAGGCATGATCACGCACCGCAAGCGGGTGGCGTTCGGGCTCACCGAACCCGATCACGGCAGCGACGCGACCTGGCTGGAGACCACCGCGGTCCCGGACGGCGACGACTGGATCATCAACGGTGCCAAGCGGTTCAACTCCGGGTTGCACTCGGCCACGCACGACGTGATCTTCGCGCGGACCTCCGGAGAAGGCGGCGACGCGCGCGGCATCACCGCGTTCATCGTGCCCACCGACGCACCGGGGTTCTCGGTGGACTTCCACTGGTGGACGCTGAACATGCCCACCGATCACGCCGAAGTGAGCCTGCGCGACGTGCGGGTGCCGGGCTCGGCGGTGTTCGGCGAGGTCGGTGGCGGGCTCGCGCTCGCGCAGCACTTCGTGCACGAGAACCGCATCCGGCAGGCCGCTTCCGGGGTCGGTGCGGCGCAGTTCTGCATCGACCGCAGCGTGCAGTACGCCCGCGAGCGCGTCACCTTCGGCAAGCCGCTCGCGCAGCGACAAGCCGTGCAGTGGCCGCTGGTGGAGCTGCACACCGAGGCGGCGCTGGTGCGCAACTTGGTCCAACGCACTGCGTGGGAGCTGGACCGCACCGACTCGTTCGAGATCAGCGATCGGGTCTCGATGTGCAACTACCGCGCCAACCGGTTGGTCTGCGACGCCGCGGACCGCGCGATGCAGGTGCACGGCGGTCTCGGCTACACGCGGCACGAGCCGTTCGAGCACATCTACCGGCACCATCGCCGCTACCGGATCACCGAAGGCGCCGAAGAGGTGCAGATGCGCAAGGTCGCGGGCTACCTGTTCGGGTTCGCCGGGCCGAACCGCCATTAG
- a CDS encoding crotonase/enoyl-CoA hydratase family protein, whose translation MTDPAGQRVRCTVTDGVADVLLNRPAKLNALDPAMFSALVETGLRLRADPRVRAVVLHGDGRGFCAGLDFESFKAMSGGGAPDHPAAEPIGPAKALGQQAVHVWRELPVPVIAAVHGVAFGGGLQVALGADLRVVAADARLSVMEIKWGLIPDMTGTQVLPELVGRDVAKELTFTGREVDGREAVSLGLATKLADDPAAAARVLAAEIAGKNPHAVRRAKELLDAAGQVSLEEGFAAEQRALGALLGTPNQTEAVQAVFAGRAPEFADPEAADA comes from the coding sequence TTGACCGATCCCGCCGGGCAGCGGGTCCGGTGCACCGTCACCGACGGCGTCGCCGACGTGCTGCTGAACCGACCGGCCAAGCTCAACGCCCTGGACCCGGCGATGTTCAGCGCCCTGGTCGAGACCGGCCTGCGGTTGCGCGCGGACCCGCGGGTGCGGGCCGTGGTCCTGCACGGCGACGGGCGCGGATTCTGCGCCGGGCTGGATTTCGAGTCGTTCAAGGCGATGAGCGGCGGCGGTGCGCCGGACCATCCCGCGGCGGAACCGATCGGGCCCGCGAAAGCACTCGGGCAGCAGGCCGTGCACGTGTGGCGGGAGCTGCCGGTACCGGTGATCGCCGCGGTGCACGGCGTGGCATTCGGCGGCGGGTTGCAGGTCGCCCTCGGCGCGGACCTCCGGGTGGTCGCCGCGGACGCCCGGCTGTCCGTCATGGAGATCAAGTGGGGTCTGATACCGGACATGACCGGCACGCAGGTGTTGCCGGAACTCGTGGGCCGGGACGTGGCGAAGGAACTCACCTTCACCGGCCGGGAGGTCGACGGCCGGGAGGCGGTCTCGCTCGGGCTCGCCACCAAGCTCGCCGACGATCCGGCGGCGGCCGCCCGCGTTCTCGCCGCCGAGATCGCGGGCAAGAACCCGCACGCCGTGCGGCGGGCCAAGGAGCTGCTCGACGCCGCGGGGCAGGTGAGCCTCGAAGAGGGTTTCGCCGCCGAGCAACGCGCGCTGGGCGCGCTGCTCGGCACCCCCAACCAGACCGAGGCGGTGCAGGCCGTTTTCGCCGGGCGCGCACCGGAATTCGCCGACCCGGAGGCCGCCGATGCCTGA
- a CDS encoding SDR family NAD(P)-dependent oxidoreductase produces MPDSPFDLSGHVALVTGGNSGIGLAMADALAAAGAGVCVWGTNAERNETAAEQLRAHGTDVLPLRCDVSDEAQVADAMRQLTDHFGRLDSCFANAGVGGAGMRFLETDLSEFHRVTRVNVDGAFLTLRAAAAQLVEQGEGGSLVGTASLAAVQGQPRGQGYAASKGALISMIKSIAIELSRHKIRANAVLPGWVSTPMADPALQSEPFQRRVLPRMPVGRWGEPGDFGALAVYLASPASSFHTADTITVDGGYLAF; encoded by the coding sequence ATGCCTGACTCGCCGTTCGACCTCAGCGGACACGTCGCGCTGGTGACCGGCGGCAACTCCGGGATCGGCCTGGCGATGGCCGATGCGCTGGCCGCGGCGGGCGCGGGCGTGTGCGTGTGGGGCACCAACGCCGAACGCAACGAAACCGCGGCTGAGCAGCTGCGCGCGCACGGCACCGACGTGCTTCCGCTGCGCTGCGACGTCTCGGACGAGGCGCAGGTCGCCGATGCGATGCGGCAACTGACCGACCACTTCGGACGGTTGGACTCGTGCTTCGCGAACGCCGGCGTCGGTGGGGCCGGGATGCGGTTCCTGGAAACGGACCTGAGCGAGTTCCACCGCGTCACCCGCGTCAACGTCGACGGCGCGTTCCTGACCCTGCGGGCCGCGGCCGCGCAGCTGGTCGAGCAGGGCGAAGGCGGCAGCCTCGTCGGCACCGCCAGCCTGGCCGCCGTGCAGGGGCAGCCGCGCGGGCAGGGGTACGCGGCCAGCAAGGGCGCGCTGATCTCGATGATCAAGTCGATCGCGATCGAGCTGTCCCGGCACAAGATCCGCGCGAACGCCGTGCTGCCGGGCTGGGTGAGCACGCCGATGGCCGATCCCGCGTTGCAATCGGAGCCGTTCCAGCGGCGAGTGCTGCCGCGGATGCCGGTGGGGCGCTGGGGCGAACCCGGCGATTTCGGCGCGCTCGCGGTGTATCTGGCCAGCCCGGCCAGCTCCTTCCACACGGCCGACACGATCACCGTGGACGGCGGATACCTGGCGTTCTGA